Proteins encoded in a region of the Pseudomonas sp. PDNC002 genome:
- a CDS encoding CaiB/BaiF CoA-transferase family protein: protein MGVLRGIRVLEFEAIGPAPFATMLLADMGADVIRIDRPVAHADLGPKMDSPRIDITGRGRRSVTLDLKRPEAAAVALDLIAHADVLIEGFRPGTLERLGLGPAQALERNPKLVYGRMTGWGQHGPLAQRAGHDINYIALSGVLSGIGPVAGRPVPPLNLVGDYGGGGMLLAMGVLAALVNVQRGGVGQVVDAAMTEGAAQLGSVIWGLLASGNWSEERGSNLLDGGAPWYDTYRTLDGGYMAIGPVESRFYAELLDKLGLDAAQLPEQHDRSGWPRLREAFIRAFMQRTRDEWCDIFAGSDACVAPVLGFAEAARHPHAEARGSFMEINGVVQPAPAPRFLGTPSPVPQPAPARGQGGQSALRDWGLSDELIGRLRHDGLGMSA from the coding sequence ATGGGTGTGCTGCGCGGTATTCGGGTTCTCGAGTTTGAAGCCATTGGTCCGGCGCCTTTCGCAACCATGCTGCTGGCCGACATGGGAGCGGACGTTATCCGTATCGATCGCCCGGTCGCGCATGCCGACCTTGGGCCGAAGATGGACAGCCCCCGGATCGACATCACCGGTCGTGGCCGTCGTTCCGTGACGCTCGATCTGAAACGTCCCGAGGCGGCGGCCGTCGCTCTTGATCTCATTGCCCATGCCGACGTGCTGATAGAAGGATTCCGCCCTGGCACGTTGGAGCGCCTCGGGCTGGGCCCTGCGCAGGCACTCGAACGCAACCCGAAGCTGGTATACGGCCGCATGACCGGCTGGGGCCAGCACGGTCCGCTGGCGCAGCGTGCCGGCCATGACATCAACTACATCGCACTCTCCGGCGTGCTTTCCGGTATCGGTCCGGTGGCGGGGCGCCCCGTGCCGCCACTGAACCTGGTCGGCGATTACGGTGGTGGCGGCATGCTGCTGGCGATGGGGGTGCTGGCCGCACTGGTCAATGTCCAGCGCGGTGGCGTGGGGCAGGTGGTGGATGCCGCCATGACGGAAGGCGCGGCGCAGCTGGGCTCGGTGATCTGGGGGCTTCTCGCCTCGGGAAACTGGAGCGAGGAGCGCGGCAGCAACCTGCTCGATGGCGGTGCTCCCTGGTACGACACCTATCGCACGCTGGACGGCGGCTACATGGCCATTGGCCCGGTGGAGTCGCGTTTCTACGCCGAACTGCTGGACAAGCTTGGACTCGACGCGGCGCAACTGCCGGAGCAGCACGATCGCAGCGGCTGGCCACGTCTTCGCGAGGCCTTCATCCGTGCCTTCATGCAGCGTACCCGCGACGAGTGGTGCGACATCTTTGCCGGCAGCGACGCCTGCGTGGCGCCGGTGCTTGGTTTCGCCGAGGCCGCACGCCACCCGCACGCAGAGGCGCGCGGTAGTTTCATGGAAATCAACGGCGTCGTGCAGCCAGCGCCGGCGCCGCGCTTTCTCGGCACCCCGAGTCCAGTTCCGCAACCAGCGCCCGCACGAGGGCAGGGTGGGCAATCCGCGCTGCGCGACTGGGGGCTGAGCGACGAGCTCATCGGCCGGCTGCGCCACGACGGCCTGGGCATGAGTGCCTGA
- a CDS encoding LuxR C-terminal-related transcriptional regulator: MEKPHRTTTIAHASLDAIEPALTTALDRSKLSPPRSGSRVVLRERLVQRLIEGRRLRCTVIKGPAGWGKTTVLLACRQQLLSLGFEVAWLSLSTEDNELGRFIDYLLGSLAQIDPQMVQEASLMEAHGLDSESVERTVFTLVQGIASSHREVVLVLDDLHSLTDVGIHQALQWLLEYAPANFHLVLGTRSAVPLSLARLRMQEQVLELDLRDLGFTLDETRQFLLQQVGELSADEVRQIHSLTDGWIAGLQLLAASHRKPSPADAGGSSEAQLPLRDHQAFANYFESVVLSRLDTKDVELLVHTAVCNRFCPSLCAALVNRPDAIADAMALLSRLEQDNLFLIALDSNDQESWYRLHPLLRETLLGLFVRCDQEHQRAVHGRAWRWLRDRGQLVDAVRHAVAGGEALAAAHLVEENLEALYAQGDLRILIELARLLPREQVRASIRLRLLLARMQVFARDFDSCEASIGELERDIPADDHDSCFRVAMLRAVLAVQRDNTDEALGVIQQLLEPPPGINAAMIGGSLNILSWLYMNLGEFDRARRIQLERPPLLINGAPLLGTAGGSLQGRCLIGLSLAMEGQIGQAERIYREVIYEAQRHGRSCADALHLATALLGDTLYESNEIEAALQLLEPQIDLLERISIPDSVLRALEVLGKAHWVAGNRREAFAYLEHLGEYARRHKLDRLKAHALAWQVHWHLLLGEVVAAETKLARLDSIAARHPDAVTSDRKDIFIIVENAHVRWDAAHGDLHSATLRLNRMIEAGEQDGRQLAVTRLKMLSAVFDAQRGHLDSAQKKVLSLLRVGQRYGQLRSLVDAHPDALELIETLTRDQPLDPLLAFYVERLRQTRREPAERKAPEPAPRPVGSLQLGAGMEPLSERELEVLRLLAQALPNKKIARALGLSHETVKWHLRHIYSKLGVGSRDEAVARLRDAETADNSSR; the protein is encoded by the coding sequence ATGGAAAAACCACATAGAACAACAACAATCGCCCATGCCTCGCTCGACGCCATCGAGCCGGCCCTGACCACAGCCCTGGATCGTTCCAAGCTGTCTCCCCCACGCAGCGGTAGCCGCGTGGTGCTGCGCGAGCGCCTGGTACAGCGACTGATCGAAGGTCGACGATTGCGTTGCACCGTGATCAAGGGCCCCGCGGGCTGGGGCAAGACCACGGTTCTGCTGGCGTGCCGCCAGCAATTGTTGTCACTGGGATTCGAGGTTGCCTGGCTGAGCCTGAGCACCGAGGACAACGAACTGGGCCGCTTCATCGACTACCTCCTGGGCAGCCTGGCGCAGATCGATCCGCAAATGGTGCAGGAAGCTTCCTTGATGGAGGCTCACGGACTCGACAGCGAGTCGGTGGAGCGCACCGTCTTCACCCTGGTCCAGGGCATTGCCAGCAGCCACCGCGAGGTCGTACTCGTACTCGACGACCTCCACAGCCTTACCGACGTTGGCATCCACCAGGCGCTGCAGTGGCTGCTTGAATACGCGCCGGCGAACTTCCATCTGGTGCTCGGAACGCGCAGCGCCGTCCCGCTGTCACTGGCCCGCCTGCGCATGCAGGAACAGGTGCTGGAACTGGACCTGCGCGATCTGGGCTTCACCCTGGACGAAACCCGGCAATTCCTTCTGCAACAGGTGGGCGAGCTGTCCGCTGACGAAGTCCGGCAGATTCACAGCCTGACCGATGGCTGGATCGCCGGCCTCCAATTGCTGGCCGCCAGCCATCGCAAACCGTCCCCGGCCGACGCCGGGGGAAGCAGCGAAGCGCAATTGCCGCTGCGCGATCACCAGGCCTTTGCCAACTACTTCGAGTCCGTCGTCCTGTCTCGCCTGGATACGAAGGACGTCGAATTGCTGGTACATACCGCCGTCTGCAACCGTTTCTGCCCATCGCTCTGCGCCGCCCTCGTCAACCGCCCCGATGCGATCGCCGACGCCATGGCGCTGCTCTCCCGGTTGGAGCAGGACAACCTGTTCCTGATCGCTCTCGACAGCAATGACCAGGAGAGCTGGTATCGGCTGCATCCACTGCTGCGGGAAACGCTTCTGGGCCTGTTCGTCCGCTGTGACCAGGAGCACCAGCGGGCCGTTCATGGCCGCGCCTGGCGCTGGCTGCGCGACCGGGGCCAGCTGGTCGACGCCGTGCGCCATGCCGTTGCCGGCGGCGAAGCCCTGGCGGCCGCGCACCTGGTCGAGGAAAATCTCGAAGCGCTCTACGCCCAGGGCGATCTGCGCATCCTGATCGAACTCGCGCGCCTGCTGCCCAGGGAGCAGGTCCGCGCCAGCATTCGCCTGCGCCTGCTGCTGGCACGCATGCAGGTCTTCGCCCGGGATTTCGACTCCTGCGAAGCCAGCATCGGCGAACTGGAACGCGACATCCCCGCAGACGATCATGACTCATGCTTCCGCGTCGCCATGCTACGCGCGGTGCTCGCCGTACAACGCGACAATACCGACGAAGCGCTGGGCGTCATCCAGCAACTGCTCGAACCCCCGCCCGGCATCAATGCCGCGATGATCGGCGGCAGCCTGAACATCCTGTCCTGGCTCTATATGAACCTCGGCGAATTCGACCGCGCCCGCCGGATCCAACTGGAGCGCCCGCCCCTGCTGATCAATGGCGCGCCTCTACTCGGAACCGCGGGCGGCAGCCTGCAAGGTCGTTGCCTGATAGGCCTGAGCCTGGCCATGGAAGGCCAGATCGGCCAGGCCGAGCGCATCTACCGGGAGGTCATCTACGAAGCCCAGCGGCATGGCCGCTCCTGCGCCGACGCGCTGCACCTCGCCACGGCCCTGCTTGGCGACACGCTCTACGAAAGCAATGAGATCGAAGCCGCCTTGCAGCTGCTGGAGCCCCAGATCGACCTGCTCGAGCGCATTTCCATTCCGGACTCCGTGCTTCGCGCCCTGGAAGTGCTGGGCAAGGCACACTGGGTGGCCGGCAACCGCCGCGAGGCCTTCGCCTACCTCGAACACCTGGGCGAATATGCGCGGCGACACAAGCTCGATCGGTTGAAAGCCCACGCTCTGGCCTGGCAGGTGCACTGGCACCTGCTGCTGGGCGAGGTGGTCGCCGCCGAGACCAAGCTGGCACGACTGGACAGCATAGCGGCGCGCCATCCCGATGCCGTCACCAGCGATCGCAAGGACATCTTCATCATCGTCGAGAATGCCCACGTTCGCTGGGACGCCGCCCATGGCGATCTGCACAGCGCGACGTTGCGCCTGAACCGAATGATCGAGGCGGGCGAACAGGATGGCCGGCAACTGGCGGTGACCCGCCTGAAGATGCTCAGCGCGGTGTTCGATGCCCAACGCGGACATCTCGATTCCGCCCAAAAAAAAGTGCTCTCGCTGTTGCGCGTCGGTCAGCGCTACGGCCAACTGCGCAGCCTGGTCGATGCCCATCCGGACGCCCTCGAACTGATCGAGACACTGACCCGCGATCAACCGCTCGATCCACTGCTGGCGTTCTATGTCGAGCGACTGCGCCAAACCCGCCGCGAACCAGCCGAGCGCAAGGCCCCCGAACCGGCGCCACGACCAGTGGGCAGCCTTCAGCTCGGCGCTGGCATGGAGCCGCTCAGCGAGCGGGAACTCGAGGTGCTGCGCCTGCTCGCCCAGGCGCTGCCCAACAAGAAGATTGCCCGCGCACTGGGCCTGTCCCACGAAACGGTGAAATGGCACCTGCGGCACATCTACAGCAAGCTCGGCGTGGGTAGCCGGGACGAGGCCGTGGCGCGCTTGCGCGATGCGGAAACAGCAGACAACTCGAGTCGCTGA
- a CDS encoding enoyl-CoA hydratase/isomerase family protein produces MNTESFELRESRLVITGDVATFTHLNSAARNALSLDLREDYADMLDRVENDRSLRALIITGSGGSFCAGGDIRSLKERQTSTDPEVNSANAMRLRIRRLHASLQRLRSLEIPVIAAVDGPAYGAGFAIALLADFILASNRASFCMPFAKLGLVPDSGALYTLPRVVGMQKAKELLFSARRVGVEEASELGIVHSIHAPEELAANAQRMAQRFLSAPRDAIAMSKRLLNQSFESDWNAMAEMEGLAQGVAATAPYHGEAVSAFLGGKPSRYDWDRG; encoded by the coding sequence ATGAACACAGAATCGTTTGAGCTGCGCGAGTCTCGACTGGTCATCACCGGCGACGTCGCCACCTTCACCCACCTCAACAGTGCCGCCCGCAACGCGCTGTCACTGGATCTCCGTGAAGACTATGCCGACATGCTCGATCGGGTGGAAAACGATCGCAGCCTGCGCGCACTGATCATTACCGGCTCCGGCGGCAGCTTCTGCGCCGGCGGAGATATCCGATCACTCAAAGAGCGCCAGACCAGCACCGATCCGGAAGTGAACTCCGCCAATGCGATGCGGCTGCGCATCCGCCGCTTGCATGCTTCGCTCCAGCGCCTGCGCTCACTGGAAATCCCGGTGATCGCCGCGGTCGACGGGCCCGCCTATGGCGCCGGCTTCGCCATCGCCCTGCTGGCGGATTTCATCCTCGCCTCCAACCGCGCCTCGTTCTGCATGCCTTTCGCCAAGCTCGGCCTCGTGCCGGACTCGGGAGCCCTTTACACCCTGCCGCGGGTAGTTGGCATGCAGAAGGCCAAGGAACTGCTGTTCAGTGCCCGACGCGTAGGCGTCGAGGAAGCCAGCGAGCTGGGCATCGTTCATTCGATCCACGCACCGGAGGAATTGGCAGCCAACGCGCAGCGCATGGCACAGCGATTCCTCTCCGCTCCCCGCGACGCCATCGCCATGAGCAAGCGATTGCTCAACCAGAGCTTCGAATCCGACTGGAACGCCATGGCTGAAATGGAAGGCCTGGCCCAGGGCGTAGCCGCTACCGCGCCCTACCACGGCGAGGCGGTATCCGCCTTCCTGGGCGGCAAACCATCGCGCTACGACTGGGACCGCGGCTGA
- a CDS encoding acyl-CoA dehydrogenase family protein, which yields MHIERSVFRDDHEIFRTTVRRFFERECVPRQEAWNQAGQWDRETWLKAGREGLLGITLPVEYGGGGGDFGHSAVYNEEFNRAGLSGNGMGMHSDIIAPYIARCGSEEQKQRWLPGACSGELILAIAMTEPGTGSDLKAVRATAVRDGDDYVINGSKTFISNGLSADLVIVVCKTDPNAGAKGISLIAVETDRPGFQRGRKLDKVGQHAQDTAELFFDNVRVPVGNRLGEEGKGFSYLMGELPQERFSIAVSAAARLEVVLEHTLEYVKSRKAFGQTVWDFQNTRFKLADIKAQATAVRLMIDHYLSEHMRRRLTLEEAAIAKLFATETLGKALDEMVQLHGGYGYMLEYPVARAFVDMRVNRIYGGTSEVMRELISRKL from the coding sequence GTGCACATCGAACGCAGCGTCTTCCGCGACGACCACGAAATCTTCCGCACTACGGTGCGACGCTTCTTCGAACGCGAATGCGTTCCTCGCCAGGAGGCCTGGAACCAGGCCGGCCAGTGGGACCGCGAGACCTGGCTCAAGGCCGGTCGCGAAGGCCTGCTGGGGATCACCCTGCCCGTCGAGTACGGCGGCGGCGGCGGCGATTTCGGCCACAGCGCGGTGTACAACGAGGAGTTCAACCGCGCCGGCCTGTCCGGAAACGGCATGGGCATGCACTCGGACATCATCGCCCCCTACATCGCCCGCTGCGGCAGCGAGGAGCAGAAGCAGCGCTGGCTGCCCGGCGCCTGCTCCGGCGAACTGATCCTCGCCATCGCCATGACCGAGCCGGGTACCGGCAGCGACCTGAAAGCGGTGCGCGCCACCGCCGTGCGCGACGGCGACGACTATGTGATCAACGGCAGCAAGACCTTCATCAGCAACGGCCTGTCCGCCGACCTGGTGATCGTCGTCTGCAAGACCGATCCGAACGCGGGCGCCAAGGGCATCAGCCTGATCGCGGTCGAGACCGACCGCCCCGGTTTCCAGCGTGGCCGCAAGCTGGACAAGGTCGGCCAGCACGCCCAGGACACCGCCGAGCTGTTCTTCGACAACGTGCGCGTGCCCGTTGGCAATCGCCTGGGCGAAGAAGGCAAGGGTTTCTCCTACCTGATGGGTGAGCTGCCCCAGGAACGCTTCTCCATCGCCGTCTCCGCCGCCGCGCGCCTGGAAGTGGTGCTCGAGCACACCCTGGAGTACGTGAAGAGCCGCAAGGCGTTCGGCCAGACCGTCTGGGACTTCCAGAACACCCGCTTCAAGCTCGCCGACATCAAGGCGCAGGCCACCGCCGTGCGCCTGATGATCGACCACTACCTGAGCGAACACATGCGCCGCCGCCTGACCCTGGAAGAAGCGGCGATCGCCAAGCTGTTCGCGACCGAAACCCTGGGCAAGGCGCTGGACGAAATGGTCCAGCTGCACGGCGGCTACGGCTACATGCTCGAGTACCCCGTGGCCCGCGCCTTCGTCGACATGCGCGTCAACCGCATCTACGGCGGCACCAGCGAAGTCATGCGCGAACTCATCTCCCGCAAGCTCTGA
- a CDS encoding lipid-transfer protein, giving the protein MSQKAFVAGVGMIQFKKPGTSDFYDVMADHAIRQALSDAGIDYRLVQQAYAGYVYGDSCCGQKAVYHAGLTGIPVFNVNNNCATGSSALFLARQAVQSGAVDCALAVGFEQMNPGALKSAWPDRPPALERANAIVDQLVTGVDVPSNAIRQFAGAGRAHMQKYGTKLETFAAIRAKASRHAARNPLAVFRNVVTTEQVMNDVVLWPGVLTRLMACPPTCGAAAAIVVSEAFAKKHGLRTDVLIAGQSMTTDVPASFEPHDMIRVVGFEVTRLAARQAFEMAGIGVNDIDVIELHDCFAQNELLTYEGLGLCAEGEGAKLVADGDNTYGGKWVVNPSGGLLSKGHPLGATGLAQCYELTHQLRGSAGDRQVANARIAVQHNLGLGGAGVVTVYQKN; this is encoded by the coding sequence ATGAGCCAGAAAGCATTCGTTGCCGGTGTCGGCATGATCCAGTTCAAGAAGCCCGGCACCAGCGACTTCTATGACGTGATGGCGGACCATGCCATCCGGCAGGCGCTGAGCGATGCGGGCATCGACTATCGCCTGGTGCAGCAGGCCTACGCCGGCTACGTCTACGGCGATTCCTGCTGCGGACAGAAGGCCGTGTACCACGCCGGCCTCACCGGTATCCCGGTATTCAACGTCAACAACAACTGCGCCACCGGTTCCTCCGCGCTGTTCCTGGCGCGCCAGGCCGTGCAGAGCGGCGCGGTCGACTGCGCCCTGGCGGTCGGCTTCGAACAGATGAATCCTGGCGCACTGAAATCCGCCTGGCCGGATCGCCCGCCGGCACTGGAGCGCGCCAACGCCATCGTCGACCAGCTGGTGACCGGTGTGGACGTACCGAGCAACGCCATTCGCCAGTTCGCCGGCGCCGGCCGCGCGCACATGCAGAAGTACGGCACCAAGCTGGAAACCTTCGCCGCCATTCGCGCCAAGGCCAGCCGCCACGCCGCACGCAATCCGCTGGCAGTGTTCCGCAACGTGGTCACCACCGAGCAGGTAATGAATGACGTGGTGCTCTGGCCTGGCGTGCTGACCCGTCTGATGGCCTGCCCGCCGACCTGCGGCGCGGCAGCGGCCATCGTGGTCTCCGAAGCCTTCGCGAAGAAGCATGGGTTGCGCACGGACGTGCTGATCGCCGGCCAGTCCATGACCACCGACGTCCCGGCATCGTTCGAGCCGCACGACATGATCCGCGTGGTCGGCTTCGAGGTGACCCGTCTCGCCGCCCGCCAGGCCTTTGAAATGGCCGGAATCGGGGTGAACGACATCGATGTGATCGAACTGCACGACTGCTTCGCCCAGAACGAGCTGCTGACCTACGAGGGTCTCGGTCTCTGCGCCGAAGGCGAAGGCGCCAAACTGGTCGCCGACGGCGACAACACCTACGGCGGCAAGTGGGTGGTCAACCCGTCCGGTGGCCTGCTCTCCAAGGGTCACCCGCTGGGCGCCACCGGCCTGGCCCAGTGCTATGAGCTGACCCATCAGTTGCGCGGCAGCGCCGGTGATCGCCAGGTGGCGAATGCCCGCATCGCGGTGCAGCACAACCTCGGCCTCGGCGGTGCCGGCGTGGTCACCGTCTACCAGAAGAACTGA
- a CDS encoding MaoC family dehydratase N-terminal domain-containing protein, with translation MIDKKHIGKVLPSFSATAEAGQLRFFAKTIGETNPIYFDEQAARDAGHPGLPLPPTFLFSLAFQMPNQAWRDELGIVSSRILHGEESFTYQRMTYAGDTLRYDVRITDIYDKKGGALSFVVRESTVTNQRGEHVATLRTTLVHRNG, from the coding sequence ATGATCGACAAGAAGCATATCGGCAAGGTCCTGCCGTCATTCAGCGCCACCGCCGAGGCTGGCCAGTTGCGGTTCTTCGCCAAGACCATCGGCGAGACCAATCCGATCTATTTCGATGAGCAGGCCGCACGCGATGCCGGCCACCCTGGCCTGCCGTTGCCGCCCACCTTCCTCTTCTCGCTGGCGTTCCAGATGCCGAACCAGGCCTGGCGCGACGAGTTGGGCATCGTCTCTTCGCGCATCCTCCACGGCGAAGAATCCTTCACTTACCAACGCATGACCTATGCCGGCGACACGCTGCGCTACGACGTGCGGATCACCGACATCTACGACAAGAAAGGCGGCGCACTGAGTTTCGTGGTGCGCGAATCGACGGTGACCAACCAGCGCGGCGAACACGTGGCGACCCTGCGCACCACCCTCGTCCATCGCAACGGCTGA
- a CDS encoding MaoC family dehydratase, translating to MSTINFASVQVGDSLPPLALPPVNRTTLALFAGASGDHNPIHIDIDYARKAGMVDVFAHGMLSMAYLGRLLTQWVDQRQLRGFGVRFAGITHLGHQITCSGKVVEKFEAEGEQRVKLEIQTTNQYGETKIVGDAIVALQ from the coding sequence ATGAGCACAATCAACTTCGCTTCCGTCCAGGTCGGCGACAGCCTGCCGCCACTGGCCTTGCCACCGGTCAATCGCACCACCCTGGCGCTGTTCGCCGGCGCCTCCGGCGATCACAACCCGATCCACATCGACATCGACTATGCGCGCAAGGCGGGCATGGTCGACGTGTTCGCCCACGGCATGCTGTCCATGGCCTACCTCGGCCGGCTGCTCACCCAGTGGGTCGACCAGCGCCAGCTACGCGGCTTCGGCGTGCGCTTTGCTGGCATCACCCACCTCGGTCACCAGATCACCTGCAGCGGCAAGGTGGTGGAGAAATTCGAGGCCGAAGGCGAACAGCGCGTAAAGCTGGAAATCCAGACCACCAACCAATACGGCGAAACCAAGATCGTCGGCGACGCCATCGTCGCCCTGCAGTGA